One genomic window of Microbacterium testaceum StLB037 includes the following:
- the ribH gene encoding 6,7-dimethyl-8-ribityllumazine synthase: MAGSGAPETGGVDASGLNIVVIAGTWHEVITDGLIAGAKRVLDATGAAYRVVRVPGSFELPVAARAAFEGGADAVVALGVIIRGGTPHFEFVSSAATDGLTRVALDAGKPVGFGVLTLDDEQQGLDRAGLEGSKEDKGEEAADAAIRTALVLRELRG, translated from the coding sequence ATGGCCGGTAGTGGAGCACCCGAGACCGGCGGCGTCGACGCGTCGGGTCTGAACATCGTCGTGATCGCCGGCACCTGGCACGAGGTCATCACCGACGGTCTCATTGCCGGGGCGAAGCGGGTCCTGGATGCCACGGGCGCGGCGTACCGCGTGGTGCGGGTCCCGGGGTCGTTCGAGCTGCCGGTGGCCGCTCGCGCGGCCTTCGAGGGCGGGGCGGATGCCGTGGTGGCCCTCGGCGTGATCATCCGGGGCGGGACGCCGCACTTCGAGTTCGTCTCGTCGGCGGCGACCGACGGCCTCACGCGCGTCGCGCTCGACGCGGGCAAGCCTGTCGGCTTCGGCGTGCTGACCCTCGACGACGAGCAGCAGGGTCTCGACCGCGCCGGTCTCGAGGGGTCGAAAGAGGACAAGGGCGAGGAGGCCGCGGACGCGGCGATCCGCACCGCCCTCGTGCTGCGGGAGCTGCGCGGCTGA
- a CDS encoding MFS transporter: protein MTSSSPTAPSASAPANPRSRVITASLIGTTIEFYDFYAYATAAVLVFPILFFPTGNDTTSLLLSFSVFGAAMVARPLGAIVFGHFGDRFGRKATLVASLLTMGVATFLIGLLPTFNEIGVWAAILLLVMRLAQGFALGGEWSGAALVATENAPKGKRALFGTFPQLGAPIGFIIANGVFLIINFALPHPDGTAQRSAEFLAWGWRVPFLFSAVMVIIGLWVRLKLVESESFSKAEKTGVIKKFPLGEAIRRNGKQLILGTFIMLATYVLFYLMTSFTLSYGTKPPLAAAQAAAEKAGTPFDAAAYVPGLGYSYTDFVIMQIIGVVFFGVFTMLSGPVADRLGRKRLLLGVTVAIILFGLTFSFFLMPNADPGFTRILVQAFLIIGFVLMGTTFGPMGAVLPELFPTNVRYTGSAISYNVSSILGAALAPIVAVALWAAGDGNPWLVGVYLSAMGVLTLIAVVLSPETKDVDYDENIAAGATAP from the coding sequence ATGACCTCCTCATCCCCCACCGCCCCCTCGGCGTCCGCTCCCGCCAATCCGCGCTCGCGTGTCATCACCGCGAGCCTGATCGGCACGACGATCGAGTTCTACGACTTCTACGCGTACGCCACCGCGGCCGTGCTCGTCTTCCCGATCCTCTTCTTCCCCACCGGCAACGACACCACCTCGCTCCTGCTGTCGTTCAGCGTCTTCGGTGCCGCGATGGTCGCGCGCCCCCTCGGCGCGATCGTCTTCGGGCACTTCGGCGACCGCTTCGGCCGCAAGGCCACCCTCGTGGCATCCCTTCTCACCATGGGTGTCGCGACCTTCCTGATCGGTCTGCTCCCCACCTTCAACGAGATCGGGGTCTGGGCGGCGATCCTGCTGCTGGTCATGCGCCTCGCGCAGGGCTTCGCGCTCGGCGGCGAGTGGTCGGGCGCGGCGCTGGTCGCCACCGAGAACGCCCCGAAGGGCAAGCGCGCCCTGTTCGGCACGTTCCCACAGCTGGGCGCTCCGATCGGCTTCATCATCGCCAACGGCGTGTTCCTCATCATCAACTTCGCCCTGCCGCACCCCGACGGCACCGCGCAGCGCTCGGCCGAGTTCCTCGCGTGGGGCTGGCGCGTGCCGTTCCTGTTCTCGGCCGTCATGGTGATCATCGGCCTCTGGGTGCGACTGAAGCTCGTCGAGAGCGAGTCGTTCTCGAAGGCCGAGAAGACCGGCGTCATCAAGAAGTTCCCGCTCGGCGAGGCGATCCGTCGCAACGGGAAGCAGCTCATCCTCGGCACGTTCATCATGCTGGCGACCTACGTGCTCTTCTACCTGATGACGAGCTTCACGCTCTCGTACGGCACCAAGCCTCCGCTGGCGGCCGCTCAGGCCGCGGCCGAGAAGGCCGGAACGCCGTTCGACGCGGCGGCGTACGTCCCGGGGCTCGGGTACAGCTACACCGACTTCGTCATCATGCAGATCATCGGCGTGGTGTTCTTCGGCGTCTTCACGATGCTGTCGGGACCGGTCGCCGACCGGCTCGGACGCAAGCGACTGCTCCTCGGCGTCACCGTCGCGATCATCCTGTTCGGCCTGACGTTCTCGTTCTTCCTCATGCCGAACGCCGACCCGGGCTTCACCCGCATCCTCGTCCAGGCCTTCCTCATCATCGGTTTCGTGCTGATGGGGACCACCTTCGGCCCGATGGGCGCCGTGCTGCCCGAGCTGTTCCCGACGAACGTCCGCTACACCGGCTCGGCGATCTCGTACAACGTGTCGTCGATCCTGGGGGCGGCGCTCGCGCCGATCGTCGCGGTGGCCCTGTGGGCGGCGGGCGACGGCAACCCGTGGCTCGTGGGCGTGTACCTGTCGGCCATGGGTGTGCTCACCCTCATCGCCGTCGTGCTGTCGCCCGAGACGAAGGACGTCGACTACGACGAGAACATCGCCGCCGGAGCGACCGCGCCGTAA
- a CDS encoding ABC transporter ATP-binding protein, producing the protein MSSPAPARGRRGRRTPEGPRASFRQLLPFLLEHKRTLVVVAVLSVLGAAATLAQPLLVGQVIARVQNSVPLGALVWLLVAFVVLSSVISGFQHYLLQRTGTAVVYSSRKRLIARILRLPVSEFDARRTGDLVSRVGTDTTLLYAVLTQGFADAVGNALILVGAVIAMAFIDPLLLGLIIVVVGASLAVVVLLSTRIRSASADQQAKVGELSSGVERAVGSIRTIRAAGATERETAAVTQTATAAYDAGVRIARVSALIVPIAFVALQVSLLVVLGVGGYRVASGAIDVASLVTFVIFLFLLVQPLASAIGAITSVNQALGALGRIQEVLDLPLESDDDQPRAAAPIPDAAALEFRDVRFRYPDHVVKAREAAAREARSVLADVHLEAAEVPAETDREVLRGVSFAVPRGARVALVGPSGAGKSTILSLIERFYDPTEGQILLDGVDARDLPRDELRSRFGYVEQDAPTLAGTIAENLRLASPSASDADCERVLREVNLGDVLERSPLGVDAPVGEDGVMLSGGERQRLAIARALLAAPPVLLLDESTSSLDGVNEQRMREAIDAVATDRTLLVIAHRLSTVVDSDLIVVLENGRVVGQGTHSELVASTPLYRDLAKHQLLV; encoded by the coding sequence ATGTCTTCTCCCGCTCCCGCGCGTGGTCGGCGCGGCCGTCGCACCCCGGAGGGTCCGCGCGCGTCCTTCCGGCAGTTGCTGCCGTTCCTGCTCGAGCACAAGCGCACGCTCGTCGTGGTCGCCGTGCTCAGCGTTCTCGGGGCCGCCGCGACGCTCGCTCAGCCCCTGCTGGTCGGTCAGGTCATCGCGCGCGTGCAGAACAGCGTCCCGCTCGGCGCCCTCGTCTGGCTCCTCGTGGCGTTCGTCGTGCTGTCGTCCGTGATCTCGGGCTTTCAGCACTACCTGCTGCAGCGCACCGGTACCGCCGTGGTCTACTCGTCGCGCAAGCGGCTGATCGCCCGGATCCTGCGCCTGCCGGTCAGCGAGTTCGACGCGCGTCGCACCGGAGACCTTGTCTCGCGCGTCGGCACCGATACGACCCTGTTGTACGCCGTGCTCACGCAGGGATTCGCGGATGCCGTGGGCAACGCCCTCATCCTCGTCGGCGCGGTGATCGCGATGGCGTTCATCGACCCGCTCCTGCTCGGACTGATCATCGTCGTCGTGGGGGCCTCGCTCGCGGTGGTCGTGCTGCTCAGCACCCGCATCCGCTCGGCCTCGGCCGACCAGCAGGCCAAGGTCGGCGAACTCTCGTCGGGAGTGGAGCGAGCGGTGGGCTCGATCCGGACGATTCGCGCCGCGGGGGCGACCGAGCGCGAGACGGCGGCCGTGACGCAGACCGCCACGGCCGCGTACGACGCGGGTGTGCGGATCGCACGGGTGTCCGCCCTGATCGTGCCGATCGCCTTCGTCGCGCTGCAGGTGTCGCTTCTCGTCGTGCTGGGCGTCGGCGGGTACCGCGTGGCATCCGGAGCGATCGACGTCGCCTCCCTCGTCACCTTCGTGATCTTCCTCTTCCTGCTCGTGCAGCCCCTCGCTTCCGCGATCGGTGCGATCACCTCGGTGAATCAGGCGCTCGGGGCTCTCGGCCGCATCCAGGAGGTGCTCGACCTCCCGCTCGAGAGCGACGACGACCAGCCGCGCGCGGCCGCCCCGATTCCGGATGCCGCGGCCCTGGAGTTCCGCGACGTGCGGTTCCGCTATCCCGACCACGTCGTGAAGGCCCGCGAGGCCGCGGCCCGAGAGGCGCGATCGGTGCTCGCGGACGTGCACCTGGAGGCAGCGGAGGTTCCCGCCGAGACCGACCGCGAAGTCCTGCGCGGGGTGTCGTTCGCCGTGCCGCGCGGCGCGCGGGTCGCGCTCGTCGGGCCGTCCGGCGCCGGCAAGAGCACGATCCTCTCCCTCATCGAGCGGTTCTACGATCCGACCGAGGGGCAGATCCTCCTCGACGGCGTCGATGCTCGCGACCTTCCCCGCGACGAGCTGCGCTCCCGCTTCGGCTACGTCGAGCAGGATGCCCCGACCCTGGCCGGCACGATCGCCGAAAACCTCCGGCTCGCCTCGCCCTCGGCATCCGACGCCGACTGCGAACGGGTGCTGCGCGAGGTCAACCTCGGCGACGTCCTGGAGCGGAGCCCGCTCGGCGTCGACGCGCCCGTGGGCGAGGACGGCGTGATGCTCTCGGGCGGCGAGCGTCAGCGTCTCGCGATCGCGCGCGCACTGCTCGCGGCGCCCCCGGTTCTCCTGCTGGACGAGTCGACCTCGTCGCTCGACGGTGTGAACGAACAGCGCATGCGCGAGGCGATCGACGCCGTCGCGACCGATCGGACGCTCCTGGTCATCGCGCACCGGCTCTCCACGGTGGTCGACAGCGACCTCATCGTCGTGCTCGAGAACGGTCGCGTGGTCGGGCAGGGCACGCACAGCGAGCTCGTGGCATCCACTCCCCTGTACCGGGATCTGGCGAAGCACCAGCTGCTGGTCTGA
- a CDS encoding phosphoenolpyruvate carboxykinase (GTP): MALADIFARPAGRPAATTAVARPGYGARPEVDGPGMPGLLAWVDQVAALAQPDRIHWVDGSAAENDALLREMVDEGKLIKLNPEWRPGSYLARSHPGDVARLESRTYIASESEEDAGPTNNWIAPAEIRETLNGVFEGSMRGRTMYVVPFSMGAVGGPLSHIGVQITDSAYAVASIGVMTRVGTAVTEQIAAGAPWVKTVHSVGAPLAPGQADVAWPCNDEKYIVHFPDTLEVWSYGSGYGGNAILAKKCFALRIASVIGRDEGWLAEHMLLIRVIDPKGKAYHVAAAFPSACGKTNLAMLRPTIPGWRVETLGDDITWIRPGEDGRMWAINPEAGFFGVAPGTGESTNVTAIETLWGNTIFTNVALRPDGDVWWEGLTDEAPPHLTDWEGNAWTPASGRPAAHPNSRFTVGAAQCPQIAEDWEAPEGVPLDVILFGGRRATNVPLVVEATDWSHGVFLGSTVSSEKTAAQEGTVGELRRDPFAMLPFCGYNMGDYFGHWLKVGQKLRFDRAPRIFQVNWFRKGDDGRFLWPGFGDNARVIDWIIRRVDGQVEAVDSPIGRLPRVEDLDLSGLDLPAADLEELFAIDRDSWLAEADLTEEFFDTFGSHLPAALRAELAALRYRLQRA, translated from the coding sequence ATGGCCCTCGCCGACATCTTCGCCCGCCCCGCCGGCCGCCCCGCCGCGACCACCGCTGTCGCCCGCCCCGGCTACGGTGCGCGCCCCGAGGTCGACGGTCCCGGCATGCCCGGTCTCCTCGCCTGGGTCGACCAGGTGGCGGCACTCGCGCAGCCCGATCGCATCCACTGGGTCGACGGTTCGGCCGCCGAGAACGACGCGCTGCTGCGGGAGATGGTCGACGAGGGCAAGCTCATCAAGCTCAACCCCGAGTGGCGCCCCGGCTCCTACCTCGCCCGCTCTCACCCCGGCGACGTCGCCCGCCTCGAGTCGCGCACCTACATCGCCTCCGAGAGCGAAGAGGATGCCGGTCCCACCAACAACTGGATCGCCCCGGCCGAGATCCGCGAGACGCTGAACGGCGTCTTCGAGGGGTCGATGCGCGGGCGCACGATGTACGTCGTCCCCTTCTCGATGGGCGCGGTCGGCGGCCCCCTGAGCCACATCGGCGTCCAGATCACCGACAGCGCGTACGCCGTGGCATCCATCGGCGTGATGACCCGCGTCGGCACCGCCGTCACCGAGCAGATCGCCGCGGGCGCTCCCTGGGTCAAGACCGTGCACTCGGTCGGTGCCCCGCTCGCCCCCGGCCAGGCCGACGTCGCGTGGCCGTGCAACGACGAGAAGTACATCGTCCACTTCCCGGACACGCTCGAGGTCTGGTCGTACGGCTCGGGCTACGGCGGCAACGCGATCCTCGCGAAGAAGTGCTTCGCGCTGCGCATCGCCTCGGTCATCGGCCGCGACGAGGGCTGGCTCGCCGAGCACATGCTGCTCATCCGCGTGATCGACCCGAAGGGCAAGGCTTACCACGTGGCCGCGGCCTTCCCCTCGGCGTGCGGCAAGACGAACCTCGCGATGCTCCGCCCCACGATCCCCGGCTGGCGCGTCGAGACGCTCGGCGACGACATCACCTGGATCCGCCCCGGCGAAGACGGGCGCATGTGGGCCATCAACCCCGAGGCCGGTTTCTTCGGTGTCGCTCCCGGCACCGGCGAGTCCACCAACGTCACCGCGATCGAGACGCTGTGGGGCAACACCATCTTCACGAACGTCGCGCTGCGTCCCGACGGCGACGTGTGGTGGGAGGGCCTGACCGACGAGGCTCCGCCGCACCTCACCGACTGGGAGGGCAACGCGTGGACGCCCGCATCGGGCCGTCCCGCCGCGCATCCCAACTCGCGCTTCACGGTGGGTGCCGCGCAGTGCCCGCAGATCGCGGAGGACTGGGAGGCGCCCGAGGGCGTTCCCCTCGACGTGATCCTGTTCGGCGGTCGTCGCGCGACGAACGTCCCGCTCGTGGTCGAGGCCACGGACTGGTCGCACGGCGTCTTCCTCGGCTCGACGGTCTCGTCCGAGAAGACCGCGGCCCAGGAGGGCACGGTCGGCGAGCTCCGCCGCGATCCCTTCGCGATGCTCCCGTTCTGCGGCTACAACATGGGCGACTACTTCGGCCACTGGCTCAAGGTCGGCCAGAAGCTGCGCTTCGACCGCGCTCCGCGCATCTTCCAGGTCAACTGGTTCCGCAAGGGCGACGACGGCCGCTTCCTCTGGCCCGGATTCGGCGACAACGCCCGCGTGATCGACTGGATCATCCGCCGCGTCGACGGCCAGGTCGAGGCGGTCGACAGCCCGATCGGGCGCCTGCCCCGCGTGGAAGACCTCGACCTGTCGGGTCTCGACCTCCCCGCCGCCGACCTCGAGGAGCTGTTCGCGATCGACCGCGACTCGTGGCTCGCCGAGGCCGACCTCACGGAGGAGTTCTTCGACACCTTCGGCTCGCACCTACCGGCCGCGCTCCGCGCCGAGCTCGCCGCCCTGCGCTACCGCCTGCAGCGCGCCTGA
- a CDS encoding XRE family transcriptional regulator, with product MASSLELTTLGHRIRHHRLARGLTLDELGALVGVAGSQLSLIENGKREPKLSLLQEIARATETEVTELLSTEPPNRRAALEIELERAQSSPFFQQLGIPPVKVTKGTTDETIEAVLGLHRELQRRERETIASPEEARRANTEMRLRMRAVDNHLPDIEKLAEKQLKAAGHGTGALTHRTVSIMAEQLGFELIYVSDLPHSARSVTDLENGRIYLPPASIPGGHGLRSMALQAMAHRLLGHRPPTDYADFLQQRLEINYYAACCLMPETSSVAFLAQAKKDRNLAVEDFRDAFGVTHEAAAMRMTNLMTAHLGIRLHFLRVDGDGAISRVYENDGLPLPTDVTGSVEGQIVCKKFSARSAFAEHNRTTEHYQYTDTPAGTFWCSTQTGTTSDGDFSITVGVPFDDARWFRGRETSTRGVSRCPDESCCRRPESDAAARWQGKAWPSARVHRHMFSPLPRGMFPGVDDAEVFAFLDRHADG from the coding sequence ATGGCCTCGTCGCTCGAACTGACCACGCTCGGACACCGCATCCGCCACCACCGCCTCGCCCGCGGGCTCACGCTCGATGAGCTCGGCGCGCTCGTGGGCGTCGCGGGCAGCCAGCTCAGCCTGATCGAGAACGGCAAACGCGAGCCCAAGCTCTCGCTCCTGCAGGAGATCGCGCGGGCGACCGAGACCGAGGTCACCGAACTCCTGTCCACCGAGCCGCCGAACCGCCGGGCGGCGCTGGAGATCGAGCTCGAGCGCGCGCAGTCGAGCCCGTTCTTCCAACAGCTCGGCATCCCCCCGGTGAAGGTGACCAAAGGCACCACCGACGAGACGATCGAGGCGGTGCTGGGCCTTCACCGCGAACTGCAGCGGCGCGAGCGCGAGACGATCGCGAGCCCCGAAGAGGCACGGCGCGCGAACACCGAGATGCGCCTGCGCATGCGCGCGGTCGACAATCACCTGCCCGACATCGAGAAGCTCGCCGAGAAGCAGCTCAAAGCCGCCGGCCACGGCACGGGGGCGCTGACCCACCGCACCGTCAGCATCATGGCCGAGCAGCTGGGCTTCGAGCTGATCTACGTCAGCGACCTGCCCCACTCGGCGCGGTCGGTGACCGACCTCGAGAACGGCCGGATCTACCTCCCGCCCGCCTCGATCCCCGGCGGCCACGGCCTGCGCTCGATGGCGCTGCAGGCGATGGCCCACCGCCTGCTCGGGCACCGCCCGCCCACCGACTACGCCGACTTCCTCCAGCAGCGCCTCGAGATCAACTACTACGCGGCCTGCTGCCTCATGCCGGAGACGAGCTCGGTCGCGTTCCTCGCGCAGGCGAAGAAGGACCGCAACCTCGCCGTCGAGGACTTCCGCGACGCCTTCGGGGTCACGCACGAGGCCGCCGCGATGCGGATGACGAATCTCATGACCGCACACCTCGGCATCCGGTTGCACTTCCTCCGCGTCGACGGCGACGGGGCGATCTCGCGGGTGTACGAGAACGACGGCCTCCCCCTGCCCACCGACGTGACGGGGTCGGTCGAGGGACAGATCGTGTGCAAGAAGTTCTCGGCGCGGTCGGCCTTCGCCGAGCACAACCGCACGACCGAGCACTACCAGTACACCGACACCCCCGCGGGGACGTTCTGGTGCTCGACGCAGACGGGAACCACCTCGGACGGCGACTTCTCGATCACCGTGGGAGTGCCGTTCGACGACGCGCGGTGGTTCCGCGGCCGTGAGACCTCGACCCGGGGCGTCTCGCGCTGCCCCGACGAGTCGTGCTGCCGTCGACCCGAGTCGGACGCGGCGGCGCGCTGGCAGGGCAAGGCCTGGCCGAGCGCGCGCGTGCACCGGCACATGTTCTCGCCGCTCCCCCGCGGCATGTTCCCCGGTGTCGATGACGCCGAGGTGTTCGCGTTCCTGGATCGGCACGCGGACGGCTGA
- a CDS encoding ABC transporter substrate-binding protein, giving the protein MSHLRTVLSPAPSSPTPRGPSTRASRRRRRVATTAAGVLTLALVVSGCASPASSSGSASSSSFGTASVALSWIKNYEFAGYYFAEDDGDYTDAGFDKVDLIAGGGNTNSWDLVLGGQAQIGLASDLTGITGAINDGAGLKIIGAQFVKNPVGFVSLAKNPIRTVADLKGKRIGVDAGGKLAVEAVLKANDLPADTVEFVSVPNGVDPLMNGEVDALIGFLTNYPIAVKNAGGDVVTMSFADANYAQFGDAVVVSDKELAENREELKAIMKASIEGWNSALSKGTDAIADIAMKHGGADNGLDRQLQVDSASVLPSFMLTPDTVKNGIFTLTPDLIDQAVSSLAAAGITADPSMFDTSLLQEVYAENPDLIPGFTVPAS; this is encoded by the coding sequence ATGTCACACCTTCGCACCGTCCTGTCCCCTGCCCCCTCTTCTCCGACGCCGCGCGGCCCCTCGACCCGCGCCTCGCGTCGCCGTCGCCGCGTCGCCACGACTGCGGCCGGCGTCCTCACCCTCGCCCTCGTCGTCTCGGGGTGCGCCTCGCCCGCATCCTCGTCGGGGAGCGCCAGCTCCAGCTCTTTCGGCACCGCCAGCGTGGCCCTGAGCTGGATCAAGAACTACGAGTTCGCCGGCTACTACTTCGCCGAGGACGACGGCGACTACACCGATGCCGGCTTCGACAAGGTCGATCTCATCGCCGGCGGTGGCAACACGAACTCCTGGGATCTCGTCCTCGGAGGCCAGGCGCAGATCGGCCTCGCGTCCGACCTCACCGGAATCACCGGCGCCATCAACGACGGCGCGGGCCTGAAGATCATCGGCGCGCAATTCGTGAAGAACCCGGTCGGCTTCGTCTCGCTCGCGAAGAACCCCATCCGCACCGTCGCCGACCTCAAGGGCAAGCGCATCGGCGTCGACGCGGGTGGCAAGCTCGCCGTCGAGGCGGTGCTGAAGGCCAACGACCTTCCCGCCGACACGGTGGAGTTCGTCTCCGTCCCCAACGGTGTCGACCCCCTCATGAACGGCGAGGTCGACGCGCTCATCGGCTTCCTCACCAACTACCCCATCGCCGTCAAGAACGCCGGCGGCGATGTGGTGACCATGTCCTTCGCCGACGCGAACTACGCGCAGTTCGGTGACGCCGTCGTCGTCAGCGACAAAGAGCTGGCCGAGAACCGCGAGGAGCTCAAGGCGATCATGAAGGCCAGCATCGAGGGCTGGAACAGCGCACTCAGCAAGGGAACGGATGCCATCGCCGACATCGCCATGAAGCACGGCGGGGCCGACAACGGCCTCGACCGCCAGCTCCAGGTCGACTCCGCAAGCGTCCTGCCGTCGTTCATGCTGACGCCCGACACCGTGAAGAACGGCATCTTCACGCTCACGCCCGACCTCATCGACCAGGCCGTCTCCTCGCTCGCCGCGGCCGGCATCACAGCCGACCCGAGCATGTTCGACACGTCCCTGCTGCAGGAGGTGTACGCCGAGAACCCCGACCTGATCCCCGGCTTCACCGTTCCGGCATCCTGA
- a CDS encoding ABC transporter permease subunit — protein sequence MIPTPVRGVLFGAAGLGVLLVAWHIVAVTVYQRANGSPGPVPPPLPVFARALDGLFGGAYAEGLAATAGAAVTGYAVAVVIALGLGILVMIAPPLGPFASQLGVVAACAPAAAIAPIVVLLSPSGSRAVSVVLALLAVEFPLVIGVLLGLRSAAPAQIDLVHAYGGGAWTAIRKVRVISAIPALLAALKLAAPAAFLGAMTGEFFTVGVDEGAGRLLISQQYVGDYTGMWAIALLATVVSALGYGAIALLGRVLAPWTAHTGSIR from the coding sequence ATGATCCCGACTCCCGTGCGCGGCGTCCTCTTCGGCGCCGCGGGACTGGGCGTGCTGCTGGTCGCCTGGCACATCGTCGCCGTGACGGTGTACCAGCGCGCCAACGGCAGTCCCGGCCCCGTGCCACCCCCGCTGCCCGTGTTCGCCCGGGCGCTCGACGGTCTGTTCGGCGGCGCCTACGCCGAGGGACTCGCGGCGACCGCGGGGGCGGCCGTGACCGGGTACGCGGTGGCCGTCGTGATCGCTCTGGGGCTCGGCATCCTGGTCATGATCGCCCCGCCGCTGGGTCCCTTCGCCTCGCAACTGGGTGTCGTGGCCGCGTGCGCACCCGCCGCGGCCATCGCCCCGATCGTGGTGCTGCTGAGCCCGTCGGGCAGCCGCGCCGTGAGCGTCGTGCTCGCGCTGCTCGCCGTCGAGTTCCCCCTCGTGATCGGCGTGCTGCTCGGGCTGCGCTCCGCCGCCCCCGCCCAGATCGACCTCGTCCACGCGTACGGCGGAGGCGCCTGGACGGCCATCCGCAAAGTTCGGGTCATCTCGGCCATCCCGGCCCTGCTGGCGGCGCTCAAGCTCGCCGCCCCCGCCGCCTTCCTCGGCGCGATGACGGGTGAGTTCTTCACCGTCGGCGTCGACGAGGGCGCCGGGCGCCTGCTCATCTCGCAGCAGTACGTCGGCGACTACACCGGCATGTGGGCGATCGCCCTCCTCGCCACGGTCGTCTCCGCGCTGGGCTACGGCGCGATCGCGCTGCTCGGGCGCGTGCTCGCCCCCTGGACCGCACACACCGGGAGCATCCGATGA
- a CDS encoding ABC transporter permease, with product MIRLPAWVWTTLCTLGTAALLLVGWQLAITFSGLSPYLAKTPVDVWRYLFVDGVGNPAEAAERRAALVPMIGVTLGHSAIGLLLGITAGFIGAVALTVSRALRSIFLPLALLLQTVPLIAMAPVIYAVFGSGILTAAVVAAVVTFFPLLMNIGAGLSSSTPETVDLVHAYGGGRWTLLRFVQLPASLPSLFAGLKLAAPATVSAATLYEFLFSFEGLGANLLTSKSYSDYGLLWTLVVITVLLSLAAYGLVVLAETLLLAGRFPPRASTPAQKGLA from the coding sequence ATGATCCGCCTGCCCGCCTGGGTCTGGACGACCCTGTGCACGCTCGGCACCGCCGCGCTCCTGCTGGTCGGGTGGCAGCTGGCCATCACGTTCTCCGGGCTGAGCCCCTACCTCGCCAAGACCCCGGTCGACGTGTGGCGGTACCTCTTCGTCGACGGCGTCGGCAACCCGGCCGAGGCCGCCGAGCGCCGCGCTGCGCTCGTGCCCATGATCGGCGTCACGCTCGGGCACAGCGCCATCGGTCTGCTCCTCGGCATCACCGCCGGATTCATCGGCGCGGTCGCGCTGACCGTCTCTCGGGCGCTGCGCTCGATCTTCCTCCCGCTCGCGCTGCTGCTGCAGACCGTCCCCCTGATCGCGATGGCACCGGTCATCTACGCGGTGTTCGGGTCCGGCATCCTGACCGCCGCCGTGGTGGCCGCGGTCGTCACGTTCTTCCCTCTGCTGATGAACATCGGCGCGGGGCTGTCATCCTCCACGCCGGAGACGGTGGACCTCGTGCACGCCTATGGGGGCGGGCGCTGGACGCTGCTCCGATTCGTCCAGCTGCCGGCATCCCTTCCCTCGCTCTTCGCCGGTCTCAAGCTCGCCGCACCGGCCACGGTGTCGGCGGCGACGCTCTACGAGTTCCTCTTCTCGTTCGAGGGGCTCGGCGCGAACCTGCTGACGAGCAAGTCGTACTCGGACTACGGGCTGCTGTGGACGCTTGTCGTGATCACGGTGCTGCTCTCGCTCGCCGCGTACGGTCTGGTCGTCTTGGCCGAGACGCTCCTGCTCGCCGGTCGCTTTCCGCCGCGCGCTTCGACTCCCGCCCAGAAAGGCCTCGCATGA
- a CDS encoding ABC transporter ATP-binding protein: MTASGVHIRALTRHFATRGGPVVAVDGVDLDTPRGSFLSLLGPSGCGKSTVLRMLAGLDTPTSGSATVNDLTPAALRRTHAYGIAFQDHALLPWRTVERNIALPFEIAGLPVDREWVRELLHLVRLEQFAKARPWQLSGGMRQRVAIARALALRPSALFLDDPFGALDDVTRQRLNIELQRLWSEQQATTVMVTHGVQEAVFLSDQVAVMSPRPGRIKEVIDIDLPRPRTLEMTSTPEFHAYVDRATELLFH; this comes from the coding sequence ATGACCGCGTCCGGCGTCCACATCCGTGCCCTCACGCGCCACTTCGCCACCCGGGGCGGCCCGGTGGTCGCGGTGGACGGCGTCGACCTCGACACCCCCCGCGGCTCGTTCCTGTCGCTGCTCGGCCCCTCCGGGTGCGGCAAGTCCACCGTGCTGCGCATGCTCGCCGGTCTCGACACCCCCACCTCGGGCTCCGCGACAGTCAACGACCTGACGCCCGCGGCCCTGCGGCGCACCCACGCGTACGGCATCGCGTTCCAGGATCACGCGCTGCTGCCCTGGCGCACCGTGGAGCGCAACATCGCGCTCCCGTTCGAGATCGCCGGGCTCCCCGTCGACAGGGAATGGGTACGCGAGCTCCTGCACCTCGTCCGCCTCGAGCAGTTCGCGAAGGCTCGACCGTGGCAGCTCTCGGGAGGAATGCGCCAGCGCGTCGCCATCGCCCGTGCCTTGGCGCTCCGCCCGAGCGCACTGTTCCTCGATGATCCGTTCGGCGCGCTCGACGACGTCACGCGGCAGCGCCTCAACATCGAGCTGCAACGACTGTGGAGCGAGCAGCAAGCCACCACCGTCATGGTCACACACGGCGTGCAGGAGGCCGTCTTCCTCAGCGACCAGGTCGCGGTGATGAGCCCGCGTCCGGGTCGCATCAAGGAGGTCATCGACATCGACCTCCCGCGGCCGCGCACGCTCGAGATGACGAGCACGCCCGAGTTCCACGCGTACGTGGACCGCGCCACCGAGCTTCTGTTCCACTGA